From bacterium, one genomic window encodes:
- the miaB gene encoding tRNA (N6-isopentenyl adenosine(37)-C2)-methylthiotransferase MiaB, whose protein sequence is MPNQESKKSYEFFAPKVFIQTFGCQMNIYDSQVILERAMRIGYQEVETETKADLIILNTCSIRAHAEEKVFSKLGWLKKLKQEKKDLIIGICGCMAQHYRKTLFEKYNFLDFIVNSSNIDKLPTIIKQVKEGETNITCLGNFKNSLEKINPYRKDKIFAYLPIIFGCDNFCSYCVVPFLRGKSRSRNLEEIVKEAEDLSQQGCQEITLVGQNVNSYGRDLNNKTISFSALLRKLNSIEGIKRVRFITSHPKDVSDDLLDCLVSLPKICKHIHLPVQSGSDKILDLMKRGYTAEKYLHLVDKLRKKVENISITTDFMVGFPGETKKDFEDTLNLARKVKFDKAFTFKFSPRKNTPAYKMKDQVEEEVLKRLQMLIAFQNEISKKKNEEYLGRIQEVLVEGESSKYKDRLCGKTNTFKMVLFNGEKSLIGRLIKVKITNCNMRTLEGKVVDD, encoded by the coding sequence ATGCCAAACCAAGAATCTAAAAAGAGTTACGAATTTTTTGCCCCCAAAGTCTTTATCCAGACCTTTGGCTGTCAAATGAATATTTATGATTCTCAGGTAATATTAGAAAGAGCAATGAGAATAGGCTATCAAGAAGTAGAAACCGAAACTAAAGCAGACTTAATTATTCTTAATACTTGTAGTATTAGGGCTCATGCCGAAGAGAAGGTTTTTAGTAAATTAGGTTGGTTGAAGAAGTTAAAACAAGAAAAGAAAGACTTAATCATTGGTATTTGTGGGTGTATGGCTCAACATTACAGAAAAACCCTCTTTGAAAAATATAACTTTTTGGACTTTATAGTAAATTCTAGTAATATTGATAAATTACCTACTATTATCAAGCAAGTTAAAGAGGGCGAAACTAATATTACTTGTTTAGGAAATTTTAAAAATTCTTTAGAAAAGATTAATCCTTATAGAAAGGATAAAATTTTTGCTTATCTTCCCATTATTTTTGGTTGTGATAACTTCTGCTCATATTGCGTTGTTCCTTTCCTTAGAGGAAAAAGTAGAAGTAGAAATTTAGAAGAAATTGTCAAAGAAGCAGAAGATTTAAGCCAACAAGGATGTCAAGAAATAACTCTGGTAGGTCAAAATGTAAACTCTTATGGTAGGGATCTAAATAATAAGACAATATCTTTTTCTGCTCTTTTAAGGAAACTTAATTCTATCGAAGGTATAAAGCGGGTTCGCTTTATCACCTCCCACCCTAAAGATGTAAGTGATGATCTTTTAGATTGTTTAGTTAGCCTGCCAAAGATATGTAAGCATATTCATCTTCCTGTTCAATCGGGTTCAGATAAGATCTTAGATTTAATGAAGAGAGGATATACGGCTGAGAAATATTTACATTTGGTAGATAAATTAAGAAAAAAAGTAGAAAATATTAGCATTACTACTGATTTTATGGTAGGCTTTCCTGGAGAAACTAAAAAAGATTTTGAGGATACTTTAAATTTAGCAAGAAAGGTAAAATTTGACAAAGCTTTCACTTTTAAATTTTCGCCTCGTAAAAATACACCTGCTTATAAAATGAAAGATCAAGTGGAAGAAGAAGTTTTAAAGAGGCTTCAAATGCTTATTGCTTTCCAAAATGAAATCTCTAAAAAGAAGAATGAAGAATATTTAGGTAGGATCCAAGAAGTATTAGTAGAAGGAGAAAGTTCTAAATATAAAGATAGATTGTGTGGAAAAACAAACACTTTTAAGATGGTCTTATTTAATGGAGAGAAAAGTTTAATTGGCCGATTAATTAAGGTTAAGATTACTAATTGTAATATGCGAACATTAGAAGGAAAAGTAGTAGATGATTAA